In one window of Myxocyprinus asiaticus isolate MX2 ecotype Aquarium Trade chromosome 43, UBuf_Myxa_2, whole genome shotgun sequence DNA:
- the LOC127433786 gene encoding clathrin heavy chain 1-like isoform X1: MPEVKMSPAPNNPPLLLSVPISRLQNLGINPANIGFSTLTMESDKFICVREKVGEQAQVVIIDMADPNTPIRRPISADSAIMNPASKVIALKAAKTLQIFNIEMKSKMKAHTMTDDVTFWKWISLNTVALVTDNAVYHWSMEGDSQPIKVFDRHSSLAGCQIINYRTDAKQKWLLLIGISAQQNRVVGAMQLYSVDRKVSQPIEGHAAGFAQFKMEGNTEESTLFCFAVRGQAGGKLHIIEVGTPPSGNQPFPKKAVDVFFPPEAQNDFPVAMQISSKQDVVFLITKYGYIHLYDLETGTCIYMNRISGETIFVTAPHEATSGIIGVNRKGQVLSVCVEEENIIPYITNVLQNPDLALRMAVRNNLAGAEELFARKFNNLFGAGNYSEAAKVAANAPKGILRTPDTIRRFQSIPAQPGQTSPLLQYFGILLDQGQLNKYESLELCRPVLQQGRKQLLEKWLKEDKLECSEELGDLVKSVDPTLALSVYLRANVPNKVIQCFAETGQFPKIVLYAKKVGYTPDWIFLLRNVMRISPDQGLQFAQMLVQDEEPLADITQIVDVFMEYNLVQQCTSFLLDALKNNRPSEGPLQTRLLEMNLMHAPQVADAILGNQMFTNYDRAHIAQLCEKAGLLQRALEHYTDLYDIKRAVVHTHLLNPEWLVNYFGSLSVEDSVECLRAMLSANIRQNLQICVQVASKYHEQLSTQALTELFESFKSFEGLFYFLGSIVNFSQDPEVHFKYIQAACKTGQIKEVERICRESNCYDPERVKNFLKEAKLTDQLPLIIVCDRFDFVHDLVLYLYRNNLQKYIEIYVQKVNPSRLPVVIGGLLDVDCSEDVIKNLILVVRGQFSTDELVAEVEKRNRLKLLLPWLESRIHEGCEEPATHNALAKIYIDSNNNPERFLRENPYYDSRVVGKYCEKRDPHLACVAYERGQCDQELIHVCNENSLFKSLSRYLVRRRDPDLWASVLLETNPYRRPLIDQVVQTALSETQDPEEVSVTVKAFMTADLPNELIELLEKIVLDNSVFSEHRNLQNLLILTAIKADRTRVMEYINRLDNYDAPDIANIAISSELFEEAFAIFRKFDVNTSAVQVLIEHIGNLDRAYEFAERCNEPAVWSQLAKAQLQKGLVKEAIDSYIKADDPSAYMEVVQAADQSGNWEDLVKFLQMARKKARESYVETELIFALAKTNRLAELEEFINGPNNAHIQQVGDRCYDEKMYEAAKLLYNNVSNFGRLASTLVHLGEYQAAVDGARKANSTRTWKEVCFACVDGTEFRLAQICGLHIVVHADELEELINYYQDRGYFEELITMLEAALGLERAHMGMFTELAILYSKFKPQKMREHLELFWSRVNIPKVLRAAEQAHLWGELVFLYDKYEEFDNAIITMMSHPTDAWKEGQFKDIITKVANVELYYKAIQFYLEFKPLLLNDLLIVLSPRLDHSRAVNFFNKVKQLPLVKPYLRSVQSHNNKSVNEALNNLFISEEDYQALRTSIDAYDNFDNISLAQRLEKHELIELRRIAAYLFKGNNRWKQSVELCKKDKLYKDAMQYASESKDTELAEELLQWFLQDDKKECFAACLFTCYDLLRPDVVMETAWRHNIMEFAMPYFIQVMREYLSKVDKLETSESLRKEEEQATETQPIVYGTPQLMLTAGPSVAVPPQQPYGYGYPAAPGGYPQAPQAQSGFGYGM; encoded by the exons CTCCAAAATTTGGGGATCAACCCGGCCAACATCGGGTTCAGCACCCTGACGATGGAGTCAGATAAGTTCATCTGTGTCCGGGAAAAGGTTGGTGAGCAGGCGCAGGTGGTGATCATTGACATGGCGGACCCAAACACCCCCATCCGCAGGCCCATCTCTGCAGACAGTGCCATCATGAACCCTGCAAGCAAAGTCATAGCACTTAAAG CTGCCAAAACCCTTCAGATCTTTAACATCGAGATGAAGAGTAAGATGAAAGCCCACACCATGACCGATGATGTCACTTTCTGGAAGTGGATCTCTCTTAACACGGTTGCACTGGTGACCGATAACGCCGTTTATCATTGGAGCATGGAGGGAGACTCTCAGCCGATCAAAGTGTTTGACAGACATTCCAGTCTGGCAGGCTGTCAAATCATCAACTACCGCACAGATGCCAAGCAGAAGTGGCTGCTGCTCATTGGCATTTCTGCTCAG CAAAACCGAGTTGTTGGTGCCATGCAGCTGTACTCGGTGGACAGGAAGGTGTCACAGCCTATCGAGGGTCATGCCGCTGGCTTTGCCCAGTTCAAAATGGAGGGAAACACAGAAGAATCCACTCTTTTCTGTTTTGCTGTGCGAGGTCAGGCAGGAGGAAAG CTTCACATCATTGAAGTTGGGACACCACCATCCGGCAACCAGCCATTCCCAAAGAAAGCTGTGGATGTGTTCTTCCCTCCCGAAGCACAGAATGACTTCCCAGTGGCCATGCAG ATCAGTTCCAAACAGGATGTTGTCTTTCTAATCACCAAATACGGTTACATTCATCTGTATGACCTGGAGACGGGCACCTGCATCTACATGAACCGAATCAGTGGTGAGACCATTTTTGTGACTGCACCCCATGAAGCTACATCTGGAATCATCGGCGTCAACAGGAAAGGACAG GTGTTGTCTGTGTGTGTCGAGGAGGAGAACATCATCCCGTACATCACCAATGTGCTGCAGAATCCAGACCTGGCATTACGGATGGCAGTCCGAAATAATCTAGCAGGCGCTGAGGAGCTGTTCGCGCGCAAGTTCAACAACCTCTTCGGCGCAGGAAATTACTCAGAGGCAGCTAAAGTGGCCGCTAACGCGCCAAAG GGTATCCTGCGCACCCCTGACACCATCCGCCGCTTCCAGAGCATCCCTGCCCAGCCTGGCCAGACATCCCCGCTGCTGCAGTATTTCGGGATCCTGCTGGACCAGGGCCAGCTCAACAAGTATGAGTCTTTGGAGCTGTGCAGACCCGTCCTTCAGCAGGGCCGCAAACAACTGCTTGAGAAATGGCTAAAGGAAGATAAG CTTGAATGCTCAGAGGAGTTGGGTGACCTGGTGAAATCTGTGGACCCTACTCTTGCACTCAGCGTCTATTTAAGGGCCAACGTTCCCAACAAAGTTATTCAGTGTTTTGCAGAAACCGGCCAGTTCCCCAAGATCGTCCTGTACGCCAAAAAG GTGGGCTACACTCCAGACTGGATCTTTCTGCTGAGGAACGTGATGCGGATCAGTCCAGATCAGGGTCTGCAGTTTGCTCAGATGCTGGTTCAGGACGAGGAGCCACTGGCTGACATCACCCAG ATTGTTGATGTCTTTATGGAATATAACCTGGTCCAGCAGTGCACGTCTTTCCTTTTGGATGCTCTGAAAAACAACCGCCCATCAGAAGGGCCACTGCAGACCCGTCTGCTGGAGATGAACCTAATGCATGCACCACAG GTTGCTGATGCCATCCTTGGGAACCAGATGTTCACTAACTACGATCGTGCCCACATTGCCCAGCTGTGTGAGAAGGCGGGGCTTCTGCAGAGAGCTTTGGAACACTATACTGACCTGTATGACATCAAGCGAGCTGTTGTACACACACACCTGCTCAACCCAGAG TGGCTGGTGAACTACTTTGGCTCTCTGTCAGTGGAGGACTCTGTAGAGTGTTTGAGAGCCATGCTGTCTGCTAACATCAGGCAGAACCTTCAGATCTGTGTCCAGGTGGCCTCCAAGTATCACGAGCAGCTGTCTACCCAGGCCCTCACTGAGCTTTTTGAGTCTTTTAAGAGTTTTGAGG GTCTGTTCTATTTCCTTGGATCGATTGTAAACTTCAGCCAGGACCCAGAGGTGCATTTCAAGTACATCCAGGCCGCATGCAAGACAGGCCAAATCAAAGAGGTGGAGCGGATCTGTCGTGAAAGCAACTGCTACGATCCTGAACGTGTCAAGAACTTCCTCAAG GAGGCTAAACTAACCGACCAGTTGCCTCTCATCATCGTGTGCGATCGCTTTGACTTCGTCCATGACCTCGTACTCTACCTGTACAGAAACAACCTGCAGAAGTACATTGAAATCTACGTGCAGAAG GTGAACCCAAGCCGTCTCCCTGTGGTGATCGGAGGTCTCTTGGATGTTGACTGCTCTGAGGACGTCATCAAGAACCTAATCCTGGTTGTGAGGGGCCAGTTTTCCACCGATGAGTTGGTGGCAGAGGTGGAGAAGAGAAACAG ACTGAAGCTATTGTTGCCATGGCTCGAGTCTCGTATCCATGAGGGTTGTGAAGAGCCAGCTACCCACAATGCCCTGGCTAAGATTTACATCGACAGCAACAACAATCCAGAACGCTTCCTGCGGGAGAACCCATACTACGACAGCCGCGTGGTGGGGAAGTACTGCGAGAAAAGAGACCCTCATCTGGCCTGTGTGGCCTATGAGAGAGGACAGTGCGACCAGGAGCTCATCCAT GTGTGCAACGAGAACTCACTGTTTAAGAGCTTGTCCCGTTACCTGGTGCGCCGCAGAGACCCAGATCTCTGGGCCAGTGtgcttcttgagaccaacccctACAGGAGGCCTCTTATTGACCAG GTGGTGCAGACAGCCCTGTCAGAGACTCAGGACCCAGAGGAGGTGTCGGTCACAGTGAAGGCTTTCATGACCGCTGACCTGCCCAATGAACTAATTGAGCTGCTGGAAAAGATTGTCCTGGACAACTCAGTTTTCAGTGAACACAG AAACCTGCAGAACCTACTCATCCTAACAGCCATCAAAGCTGACCGCACCCGTGTTATGGAATACATCAACCGCTTGGACAATTACGACGCCCCAGACATCGCCAACATTGCCATCAGCAGTGAGCTGTTCGAGGAGGCATTTGCAATTTTCAGAAAGTTTGATGTCAACACCTCTGCAGTTCAG GTTCTGATTGAGCACATTGGTAACCTGGATAGGGCATATGAGTTTGCGGAGCGCTGTAATGAACCTGCAGTGTGGAGTCAGCTGGCAAAAGCTCAGCTGCAAAAGGGTCTGGTCAAAGAAGCCATTGACTCCTACATCAAGGCTGATGACCCCTCTGCTTACATGGAGGTGGTTCAGGCTGCTGACCAGAGTG GTAACTGGGAGGACCTGGTGAAGTTTCTACAGATGGCCAGAAAGAAGGCCAGAGAGTCATATGTGGAGACTGAACTGATCTTTGCACTGGCCAAAACCAACCGTCTCGCCGAACTAGAGGAGTTTATAAATGGACCAAATAATGCACACATACAGCAG GTTGGTGATCGTTGCTATGATGAGAAGATGTACGAGGCAGCCAAGCTTCTCTACAATAATGTCTCAAACTTCGGCCGCTTGGCTTCCACACTGGTCCACCTTGGCGAATATCAGGCCGCTGTGGATGGTGCCCGTAAGGCTAACAGCACCCGCACGTGGAAGGAG GTGTGTTTTGCATGCGTGGATGGAACAGAGTTCAGACTGGCTCAGATATGCGGTCTTCACATTGTGGTCCATGCTGATGAACTTGAAGAGCTCATCAACTACTACCAG GACCGTGGCTACTTTGAGGAGCTGATCACCATGCTGGAGGCGGCACTGGGGTTGGAACGTGCTCACATGGGCATGTTCACAGAGCTGGCCATCCTGTACTCTAAATTTAAACCACAGAAGATGAGGGAACACTTGGAACTCTTCTGGTCCAGAGTCAACATTCCAAAG GTGCTTAGGGCAGCAGAGCAGGCTCACCTGTGGGGAGAGCTTGTGTTCCTCTATGACAAATATGAAGAGTTTGACAACGCCATCATCACCATGATGAGCCATCCCACAGATGCCTGGAAAGAAGGACAGTTCAAGGACATCATCACAAAG gtggccAATGTTGAACTGTATTACAAAGCAATCCAGTTTTATCTGGAGTTCAAGCCCTTGTTACTGAATGACCTGCTCATAGTTCTTTCCCCAAGACTGGATCACTCACGGGCTGTCAACTTCTTCAACAAG gttAAGCAGCTTCCACTCGTGAAGCCTTACCTCCGATCAGTACAAAGCCACAACAACAAGTCTGTCAATGAAGCACTTAACAACCTCTTCATCTCAGAGGAAGACTATCAG GCACTCAGGACATCTATAGACGCGTATGATAACTTTGACAACATCTCGTTGGCCCAGCGTCTGGAGAAACACGAGCTGATTGAGCTCAGGAGAATCGCAGCTTACCTCTTCAAGGGCAACAACCGATGGAAACAAAGTGTGGAGCTGTGCAAGAAAGACAAACTCTACAAG GATGCAATGCAGTATGCATCTGAATCAAAGGACACAGAGCTGGCCGAGGAACTTCTGCAGTGGTTCCTACAGGACGACAAGAAGGAGTGTTTTGCCGCCTGCCTCTTCACATGTTACGACCTGCTCAGGCCTGACGTGGTTATGGAGACGGCGTGGAGGCACAACATCATGGAGTTTGCAATGCCTTACTTCATCCAGGTGATGAGGGAATACCTCAGCAAG GTGGATAAGCTGGAGACCTCCGAGTCTTTAAGGAAAGAAGAGGAGCAGGCGACAGAGACTCAACCTATTGTTTATG GCACACCTCAGCTGATGCTGACAGCAGGCCCCAGTGTGGCCGTCCCCCCACAGCAGCCCTACGGCTATGGGTACCCAGCAGCGCCCGGGGGCTACCCCCAGGCTCCTCAGGCCCAGTCAGGATTCGGTTACGGCATGTAA
- the LOC127433786 gene encoding clathrin heavy chain 1-like isoform X2 — MAQILPIRFQEHLQLQNLGINPANIGFSTLTMESDKFICVREKVGEQAQVVIIDMADPNTPIRRPISADSAIMNPASKVIALKAAKTLQIFNIEMKSKMKAHTMTDDVTFWKWISLNTVALVTDNAVYHWSMEGDSQPIKVFDRHSSLAGCQIINYRTDAKQKWLLLIGISAQQNRVVGAMQLYSVDRKVSQPIEGHAAGFAQFKMEGNTEESTLFCFAVRGQAGGKLHIIEVGTPPSGNQPFPKKAVDVFFPPEAQNDFPVAMQISSKQDVVFLITKYGYIHLYDLETGTCIYMNRISGETIFVTAPHEATSGIIGVNRKGQVLSVCVEEENIIPYITNVLQNPDLALRMAVRNNLAGAEELFARKFNNLFGAGNYSEAAKVAANAPKGILRTPDTIRRFQSIPAQPGQTSPLLQYFGILLDQGQLNKYESLELCRPVLQQGRKQLLEKWLKEDKLECSEELGDLVKSVDPTLALSVYLRANVPNKVIQCFAETGQFPKIVLYAKKVGYTPDWIFLLRNVMRISPDQGLQFAQMLVQDEEPLADITQIVDVFMEYNLVQQCTSFLLDALKNNRPSEGPLQTRLLEMNLMHAPQVADAILGNQMFTNYDRAHIAQLCEKAGLLQRALEHYTDLYDIKRAVVHTHLLNPEWLVNYFGSLSVEDSVECLRAMLSANIRQNLQICVQVASKYHEQLSTQALTELFESFKSFEGLFYFLGSIVNFSQDPEVHFKYIQAACKTGQIKEVERICRESNCYDPERVKNFLKEAKLTDQLPLIIVCDRFDFVHDLVLYLYRNNLQKYIEIYVQKVNPSRLPVVIGGLLDVDCSEDVIKNLILVVRGQFSTDELVAEVEKRNRLKLLLPWLESRIHEGCEEPATHNALAKIYIDSNNNPERFLRENPYYDSRVVGKYCEKRDPHLACVAYERGQCDQELIHVCNENSLFKSLSRYLVRRRDPDLWASVLLETNPYRRPLIDQVVQTALSETQDPEEVSVTVKAFMTADLPNELIELLEKIVLDNSVFSEHRNLQNLLILTAIKADRTRVMEYINRLDNYDAPDIANIAISSELFEEAFAIFRKFDVNTSAVQVLIEHIGNLDRAYEFAERCNEPAVWSQLAKAQLQKGLVKEAIDSYIKADDPSAYMEVVQAADQSGNWEDLVKFLQMARKKARESYVETELIFALAKTNRLAELEEFINGPNNAHIQQVGDRCYDEKMYEAAKLLYNNVSNFGRLASTLVHLGEYQAAVDGARKANSTRTWKEVCFACVDGTEFRLAQICGLHIVVHADELEELINYYQDRGYFEELITMLEAALGLERAHMGMFTELAILYSKFKPQKMREHLELFWSRVNIPKVLRAAEQAHLWGELVFLYDKYEEFDNAIITMMSHPTDAWKEGQFKDIITKVANVELYYKAIQFYLEFKPLLLNDLLIVLSPRLDHSRAVNFFNKVKQLPLVKPYLRSVQSHNNKSVNEALNNLFISEEDYQALRTSIDAYDNFDNISLAQRLEKHELIELRRIAAYLFKGNNRWKQSVELCKKDKLYKDAMQYASESKDTELAEELLQWFLQDDKKECFAACLFTCYDLLRPDVVMETAWRHNIMEFAMPYFIQVMREYLSKVDKLETSESLRKEEEQATETQPIVYGTPQLMLTAGPSVAVPPQQPYGYGYPAAPGGYPQAPQAQSGFGYGM; from the exons CTCCAAAATTTGGGGATCAACCCGGCCAACATCGGGTTCAGCACCCTGACGATGGAGTCAGATAAGTTCATCTGTGTCCGGGAAAAGGTTGGTGAGCAGGCGCAGGTGGTGATCATTGACATGGCGGACCCAAACACCCCCATCCGCAGGCCCATCTCTGCAGACAGTGCCATCATGAACCCTGCAAGCAAAGTCATAGCACTTAAAG CTGCCAAAACCCTTCAGATCTTTAACATCGAGATGAAGAGTAAGATGAAAGCCCACACCATGACCGATGATGTCACTTTCTGGAAGTGGATCTCTCTTAACACGGTTGCACTGGTGACCGATAACGCCGTTTATCATTGGAGCATGGAGGGAGACTCTCAGCCGATCAAAGTGTTTGACAGACATTCCAGTCTGGCAGGCTGTCAAATCATCAACTACCGCACAGATGCCAAGCAGAAGTGGCTGCTGCTCATTGGCATTTCTGCTCAG CAAAACCGAGTTGTTGGTGCCATGCAGCTGTACTCGGTGGACAGGAAGGTGTCACAGCCTATCGAGGGTCATGCCGCTGGCTTTGCCCAGTTCAAAATGGAGGGAAACACAGAAGAATCCACTCTTTTCTGTTTTGCTGTGCGAGGTCAGGCAGGAGGAAAG CTTCACATCATTGAAGTTGGGACACCACCATCCGGCAACCAGCCATTCCCAAAGAAAGCTGTGGATGTGTTCTTCCCTCCCGAAGCACAGAATGACTTCCCAGTGGCCATGCAG ATCAGTTCCAAACAGGATGTTGTCTTTCTAATCACCAAATACGGTTACATTCATCTGTATGACCTGGAGACGGGCACCTGCATCTACATGAACCGAATCAGTGGTGAGACCATTTTTGTGACTGCACCCCATGAAGCTACATCTGGAATCATCGGCGTCAACAGGAAAGGACAG GTGTTGTCTGTGTGTGTCGAGGAGGAGAACATCATCCCGTACATCACCAATGTGCTGCAGAATCCAGACCTGGCATTACGGATGGCAGTCCGAAATAATCTAGCAGGCGCTGAGGAGCTGTTCGCGCGCAAGTTCAACAACCTCTTCGGCGCAGGAAATTACTCAGAGGCAGCTAAAGTGGCCGCTAACGCGCCAAAG GGTATCCTGCGCACCCCTGACACCATCCGCCGCTTCCAGAGCATCCCTGCCCAGCCTGGCCAGACATCCCCGCTGCTGCAGTATTTCGGGATCCTGCTGGACCAGGGCCAGCTCAACAAGTATGAGTCTTTGGAGCTGTGCAGACCCGTCCTTCAGCAGGGCCGCAAACAACTGCTTGAGAAATGGCTAAAGGAAGATAAG CTTGAATGCTCAGAGGAGTTGGGTGACCTGGTGAAATCTGTGGACCCTACTCTTGCACTCAGCGTCTATTTAAGGGCCAACGTTCCCAACAAAGTTATTCAGTGTTTTGCAGAAACCGGCCAGTTCCCCAAGATCGTCCTGTACGCCAAAAAG GTGGGCTACACTCCAGACTGGATCTTTCTGCTGAGGAACGTGATGCGGATCAGTCCAGATCAGGGTCTGCAGTTTGCTCAGATGCTGGTTCAGGACGAGGAGCCACTGGCTGACATCACCCAG ATTGTTGATGTCTTTATGGAATATAACCTGGTCCAGCAGTGCACGTCTTTCCTTTTGGATGCTCTGAAAAACAACCGCCCATCAGAAGGGCCACTGCAGACCCGTCTGCTGGAGATGAACCTAATGCATGCACCACAG GTTGCTGATGCCATCCTTGGGAACCAGATGTTCACTAACTACGATCGTGCCCACATTGCCCAGCTGTGTGAGAAGGCGGGGCTTCTGCAGAGAGCTTTGGAACACTATACTGACCTGTATGACATCAAGCGAGCTGTTGTACACACACACCTGCTCAACCCAGAG TGGCTGGTGAACTACTTTGGCTCTCTGTCAGTGGAGGACTCTGTAGAGTGTTTGAGAGCCATGCTGTCTGCTAACATCAGGCAGAACCTTCAGATCTGTGTCCAGGTGGCCTCCAAGTATCACGAGCAGCTGTCTACCCAGGCCCTCACTGAGCTTTTTGAGTCTTTTAAGAGTTTTGAGG GTCTGTTCTATTTCCTTGGATCGATTGTAAACTTCAGCCAGGACCCAGAGGTGCATTTCAAGTACATCCAGGCCGCATGCAAGACAGGCCAAATCAAAGAGGTGGAGCGGATCTGTCGTGAAAGCAACTGCTACGATCCTGAACGTGTCAAGAACTTCCTCAAG GAGGCTAAACTAACCGACCAGTTGCCTCTCATCATCGTGTGCGATCGCTTTGACTTCGTCCATGACCTCGTACTCTACCTGTACAGAAACAACCTGCAGAAGTACATTGAAATCTACGTGCAGAAG GTGAACCCAAGCCGTCTCCCTGTGGTGATCGGAGGTCTCTTGGATGTTGACTGCTCTGAGGACGTCATCAAGAACCTAATCCTGGTTGTGAGGGGCCAGTTTTCCACCGATGAGTTGGTGGCAGAGGTGGAGAAGAGAAACAG ACTGAAGCTATTGTTGCCATGGCTCGAGTCTCGTATCCATGAGGGTTGTGAAGAGCCAGCTACCCACAATGCCCTGGCTAAGATTTACATCGACAGCAACAACAATCCAGAACGCTTCCTGCGGGAGAACCCATACTACGACAGCCGCGTGGTGGGGAAGTACTGCGAGAAAAGAGACCCTCATCTGGCCTGTGTGGCCTATGAGAGAGGACAGTGCGACCAGGAGCTCATCCAT GTGTGCAACGAGAACTCACTGTTTAAGAGCTTGTCCCGTTACCTGGTGCGCCGCAGAGACCCAGATCTCTGGGCCAGTGtgcttcttgagaccaacccctACAGGAGGCCTCTTATTGACCAG GTGGTGCAGACAGCCCTGTCAGAGACTCAGGACCCAGAGGAGGTGTCGGTCACAGTGAAGGCTTTCATGACCGCTGACCTGCCCAATGAACTAATTGAGCTGCTGGAAAAGATTGTCCTGGACAACTCAGTTTTCAGTGAACACAG AAACCTGCAGAACCTACTCATCCTAACAGCCATCAAAGCTGACCGCACCCGTGTTATGGAATACATCAACCGCTTGGACAATTACGACGCCCCAGACATCGCCAACATTGCCATCAGCAGTGAGCTGTTCGAGGAGGCATTTGCAATTTTCAGAAAGTTTGATGTCAACACCTCTGCAGTTCAG GTTCTGATTGAGCACATTGGTAACCTGGATAGGGCATATGAGTTTGCGGAGCGCTGTAATGAACCTGCAGTGTGGAGTCAGCTGGCAAAAGCTCAGCTGCAAAAGGGTCTGGTCAAAGAAGCCATTGACTCCTACATCAAGGCTGATGACCCCTCTGCTTACATGGAGGTGGTTCAGGCTGCTGACCAGAGTG GTAACTGGGAGGACCTGGTGAAGTTTCTACAGATGGCCAGAAAGAAGGCCAGAGAGTCATATGTGGAGACTGAACTGATCTTTGCACTGGCCAAAACCAACCGTCTCGCCGAACTAGAGGAGTTTATAAATGGACCAAATAATGCACACATACAGCAG GTTGGTGATCGTTGCTATGATGAGAAGATGTACGAGGCAGCCAAGCTTCTCTACAATAATGTCTCAAACTTCGGCCGCTTGGCTTCCACACTGGTCCACCTTGGCGAATATCAGGCCGCTGTGGATGGTGCCCGTAAGGCTAACAGCACCCGCACGTGGAAGGAG GTGTGTTTTGCATGCGTGGATGGAACAGAGTTCAGACTGGCTCAGATATGCGGTCTTCACATTGTGGTCCATGCTGATGAACTTGAAGAGCTCATCAACTACTACCAG GACCGTGGCTACTTTGAGGAGCTGATCACCATGCTGGAGGCGGCACTGGGGTTGGAACGTGCTCACATGGGCATGTTCACAGAGCTGGCCATCCTGTACTCTAAATTTAAACCACAGAAGATGAGGGAACACTTGGAACTCTTCTGGTCCAGAGTCAACATTCCAAAG GTGCTTAGGGCAGCAGAGCAGGCTCACCTGTGGGGAGAGCTTGTGTTCCTCTATGACAAATATGAAGAGTTTGACAACGCCATCATCACCATGATGAGCCATCCCACAGATGCCTGGAAAGAAGGACAGTTCAAGGACATCATCACAAAG gtggccAATGTTGAACTGTATTACAAAGCAATCCAGTTTTATCTGGAGTTCAAGCCCTTGTTACTGAATGACCTGCTCATAGTTCTTTCCCCAAGACTGGATCACTCACGGGCTGTCAACTTCTTCAACAAG gttAAGCAGCTTCCACTCGTGAAGCCTTACCTCCGATCAGTACAAAGCCACAACAACAAGTCTGTCAATGAAGCACTTAACAACCTCTTCATCTCAGAGGAAGACTATCAG GCACTCAGGACATCTATAGACGCGTATGATAACTTTGACAACATCTCGTTGGCCCAGCGTCTGGAGAAACACGAGCTGATTGAGCTCAGGAGAATCGCAGCTTACCTCTTCAAGGGCAACAACCGATGGAAACAAAGTGTGGAGCTGTGCAAGAAAGACAAACTCTACAAG GATGCAATGCAGTATGCATCTGAATCAAAGGACACAGAGCTGGCCGAGGAACTTCTGCAGTGGTTCCTACAGGACGACAAGAAGGAGTGTTTTGCCGCCTGCCTCTTCACATGTTACGACCTGCTCAGGCCTGACGTGGTTATGGAGACGGCGTGGAGGCACAACATCATGGAGTTTGCAATGCCTTACTTCATCCAGGTGATGAGGGAATACCTCAGCAAG GTGGATAAGCTGGAGACCTCCGAGTCTTTAAGGAAAGAAGAGGAGCAGGCGACAGAGACTCAACCTATTGTTTATG GCACACCTCAGCTGATGCTGACAGCAGGCCCCAGTGTGGCCGTCCCCCCACAGCAGCCCTACGGCTATGGGTACCCAGCAGCGCCCGGGGGCTACCCCCAGGCTCCTCAGGCCCAGTCAGGATTCGGTTACGGCATGTAA
- the LOC127433797 gene encoding peptidyl-tRNA hydrolase 2, mitochondrial-like, translating into MESLFGSVGLGILAGVGCGLCLGWYLRGRFGTSSRTMMAPLGNSSESSVMGESGEFKMILVVRTDLKMGKGKVAAQCSHAAVSAYKQVQRRNPELLKQWEYCGQPKVVVKAPDEDCLLELLTHAKALGLPVSLIQDAGRTQIAPGSRTVLGVGPGPADLIDKVTGHLKLY; encoded by the coding sequence ATGGAGTCTCTGTTTGGATCTGTAGGTCTTGGTATACTGGCAGGTGTGGGCTGTGGGCTCTGCCTCGGTTGGTACCTTCGTGGGCGGTTCGGCACATCCTCCCGCACTATGATGGCACCTTTAGGGAACAGCAGTGAGAGCAGCGTGATGGGCGAGAGTGGCGAGTTCAAAATGATCTTGGTTGTCCGAACAGATCTGAAGATGGGCAAGGGAAAAGTGGCGGCCCAATGCTCTCACGCTGCAGTGTCCGCCTACAAACAGGTCCAGCGCAGAAACCCAGAGCTGCTGAAACAGTGGGAGTACTGTGGGCAGCCAAAAGTGGTGGTGAAGGCCCCAGATGAGGACTGTTTGCTGGAGCTGCTGACCCATGCCAAAGCGCTTGGGCTGCCGGTCAGTTTGATCCAAGATGCTGGAAGAACCCAAATCGCACCAGGGTCACGGACTGTTCTTGGTGTGGGACCCGGACCAGCAGATCTCATTGACAAAGTGACTGGACACCTAAAACTATATTAA